Within the Arthrobacter sp. V1I7 genome, the region GCGCAGGGCTTCGGTCAGGATGCGGGCGGCATTGCAGACGACTTCGGCATGAAGCCGCCCGGGCTGGCGGGTCAGGCGCTCGATCGGTCCGGAAATCGACACGGCGGCGATCACGCGGCCGGACGGGCCGCGGACCGGAGCGGACACGGAGGCGACCCCCGGCTCGCGTTCGCCGAGGCTCTGTCCCCAGCCCCGGCGTCGGACTCCGGCCAGGACGGTAGGGGTGAAGCGGGCGGCCTGCAGCCCCTCCAGGAGGCGGTCATGGTCCTCCCAGGCCAGCAACACCTGGGCGGCGGAGCCGGCCTTCATGGACAGCTGCGTGCCGACCGGAATGGTGTCGCGCAGCCCGATCGGGCGTTCGGCGGAGGCGACGCAGACGCGCCAGTCGCCCTGCCGGCGGAAGATCTGGGCGCTCTCGCCGGTGGCGTCCCGCAGTTGCATGAGCACGGGCCCAGCCGAGGCGATCAGGCGGTCCTCGCCGGCCGCGGAGGCCAGCTCCACGAGGCGGCTGCCGAGGACGAACCGGCCCTGGATGTCGCGGCTGACGAGCCGGTGATGGACCAGCGCCAGGGCCAGCCGGTGCACGGTGGGCCGGGCCAGCCCGGTGGCAGCGACAAGCTGCGCCAGGGTGGTGGGGCCGGCCTCAAGTGCGTCAAGCACATGGGCCGCTTTATCGATGACACCGACTCCACTAGAATTGTCCATGTGATGATATTGCCGTCTCATTATCTGAGATGCAAGTCGTTGCACTGGCGTTGCGCGGGGGACTGCTGATTGTCTGGACATAATCAGTCCGTACTAAGAAACATTCATCAATAAACACTGCAGTGAAGGGAGAAGGCCGTGGCAAAGACACTGGCCGAGAAAGTCTGGGACGCGCATGTGGTGCGCAAGGGGGACGGCGAAGGAGCCAACGCCCAGCCCGACCTTCTCTTCATCGACCTTCACCTGGTACATGAGGTGACGTCCCCGCAGGCGTTCGAGGGGCTGCGGCTCGCTGGCCGCCCCCTGCGCCGGCCGGACCTCACCATCGCCACCGAGGACCACAACACGCCCACGTTGGACATCGACAAGCCGATCGCCGACCTGACCAGCCGGACCCAGATCCAGACCCTGCGCAACAACTGCCAGGAGTTCGGTGTCCGCCTGCACTCCCTGGGCGACGCCGAGCAGGGGATCGTCCATGTGGTCGGGCCGCAGCTGGGCCTCACCCAGCCGGGCATGACCGTGGTCTGCGGCGACTCGCACACCTCCACGCACGGCGCGTTCGGCGCGCTGGCCATGGGCATCGGCACGTCCGAGGTCGAGCACGTCATGGCCACCCAGACGCTGTCCCTGAAGCCGTTCAAGACCATGGCCATCAACGTCGAGGGCACCCTGCGTCCGGGCGTGTCCGCCAAGGACATCATCCTGGCCGTCATCGCCAAGATCGGCACCGGCGGGGGCCAGGGCTATGTGCTCGAGTACCGCGGCTCCGCGATCCGGGCGCTGTCGATGGAGGCCCGGATGACCATCTGCAACATGTCCATCGAAGCCGGCGCCCGCGCCGGGCTCGTTGCGCCGGACCAGATCACGTACGACTACATGGAAGGCCGCC harbors:
- a CDS encoding IclR family transcriptional regulator; the protein is MDNSSGVGVIDKAAHVLDALEAGPTTLAQLVAATGLARPTVHRLALALVHHRLVSRDIQGRFVLGSRLVELASAAGEDRLIASAGPVLMQLRDATGESAQIFRRQGDWRVCVASAERPIGLRDTIPVGTQLSMKAGSAAQVLLAWEDHDRLLEGLQAARFTPTVLAGVRRRGWGQSLGEREPGVASVSAPVRGPSGRVIAAVSISGPIERLTRQPGRLHAEVVCNAARILTEALRKTSD
- the leuC gene encoding 3-isopropylmalate dehydratase large subunit, which translates into the protein MAKTLAEKVWDAHVVRKGDGEGANAQPDLLFIDLHLVHEVTSPQAFEGLRLAGRPLRRPDLTIATEDHNTPTLDIDKPIADLTSRTQIQTLRNNCQEFGVRLHSLGDAEQGIVHVVGPQLGLTQPGMTVVCGDSHTSTHGAFGALAMGIGTSEVEHVMATQTLSLKPFKTMAINVEGTLRPGVSAKDIILAVIAKIGTGGGQGYVLEYRGSAIRALSMEARMTICNMSIEAGARAGLVAPDQITYDYMEGRPHAPQGAEWDEAVEYWNTLRTDDDATFDVEVDLDADTLEPFVTWGTNPGQGVSLSAKVPSPEDFGDENAKAAAERALQYMGLEAGTPMKEIRVDTVFLGSCTNSRMEDLRAAADIVRGRTKDPNIRMLVVPGSARVRLEAEAEGLDRVFKDFGAEWRFAGCSMCLGMNPDQLEVGERCASTSNRNFEGRQGKGGRTHLVSPVVAAATAVRGTLSSPSDLDPVPESAAARIDAA